From the Blastocatellia bacterium genome, one window contains:
- a CDS encoding DUF3047 domain-containing protein, with amino-acid sequence MLRILISLIAIIFILQLDNLFAQTKENKVVASFANVQQNGLPTGWDHKELKGKNNYSVVEDDGMKVLKADSKSAASGLFKQLDIDPKQYQLVSWQWKITNLAAKADESKKDGDDCVARTFVIFQDPLPRASAYSKLKHKLATSFSSFVPTGVAICYVWGNKLAKNQDVNSPYTDWVRVVAVESGKEKLGQWVNVERNVFEDFKRIYGVEPKKIVAVAVMTDTDQTKEPVITYYKDIVFKSVP; translated from the coding sequence ATGCTTCGTATTTTAATTAGTTTAATCGCAATAATTTTTATCCTTCAATTAGATAATCTTTTTGCTCAAACCAAAGAAAATAAAGTGGTTGCATCTTTTGCTAATGTGCAACAAAATGGCTTGCCGACTGGATGGGATCACAAAGAATTAAAAGGTAAAAATAATTATAGTGTTGTAGAAGACGATGGAATGAAAGTCTTAAAAGCAGATAGCAAATCTGCTGCATCAGGACTATTTAAGCAGCTAGATATTGACCCTAAGCAATATCAACTAGTTAGTTGGCAATGGAAAATAACAAACTTGGCAGCTAAAGCAGATGAAAGCAAAAAAGATGGTGACGATTGCGTAGCAAGAACTTTTGTTATTTTTCAAGATCCGCTACCTCGTGCTAGTGCTTATTCAAAGCTTAAACACAAGCTAGCAACAAGTTTTTCTAGCTTTGTTCCAACAGGTGTAGCAATTTGTTATGTTTGGGGCAATAAGCTAGCTAAAAATCAAGATGTTAATAGCCCTTACACTGATTGGGTGCGAGTAGTTGCTGTAGAAAGCGGCAAAGAAAAATTGGGGCAATGGGTAAATGTTGAAAGAAATGTTTTTGAGGATTTTAAGAGAATTTACGGCGTTGAACCAAAGAAAATTGTTGCTGTTGCAGTAATGACTGATACAGATCAAACCAAAGAACCTGTTATAACTTATTATAAAGACATAGTTTTTAAGTCTGTTCCTTAA
- a CDS encoding NAD(P)-dependent alcohol dehydrogenase translates to MIKTVGYAAHNETSQLVPFTFERRDLGSQDILIEILYCGICHSDIHQARNEWKNSTYPMVPGHEIVGRVTKIGNEVTKFKEGDIAGVGCMVDSCRSCENCKEGFEQFCQKHVAYTYNSTEMDEKTPTYGGYSSHIVVDQAFALKISPEQPLTGVAPLLCAGITTYSPLKRYVKAGDKVGKVGLGGLGHMGVKIAVAMGADVTVFSTSLSKKDDAHKLGAHNFVPTKPAENLAPLANKFDFILDTVSADHDLKMYLQLLKLNGTMVLVGAPEEPAKVEAFALLRNNRSLAGSSIGGIPETQEMLDFCAEKNILSDVEVISVNQLEEAYTRTIKSDVRYRFVIDLKTLPEVS, encoded by the coding sequence ATGATTAAAACTGTTGGATATGCTGCTCATAATGAGACTAGTCAACTTGTACCTTTTACTTTTGAACGTCGGGATCTTGGTTCACAAGATATACTTATAGAAATTCTTTATTGTGGAATTTGTCATTCAGATATTCATCAAGCGCGTAATGAGTGGAAAAACTCTACTTACCCTATGGTGCCTGGGCATGAAATTGTTGGACGAGTTACCAAAATTGGTAACGAAGTTACTAAATTTAAGGAAGGCGATATAGCCGGAGTAGGCTGTATGGTTGACTCTTGCCGAAGTTGTGAAAATTGCAAAGAAGGCTTTGAACAATTTTGTCAAAAACATGTGGCCTATACTTATAACTCTACAGAAATGGACGAAAAAACCCCTACTTATGGAGGCTATTCATCACACATAGTTGTTGATCAAGCATTTGCTCTAAAAATTTCTCCTGAGCAACCGCTTACAGGAGTTGCGCCTTTACTGTGTGCTGGAATTACGACTTATTCACCCCTAAAACGCTATGTCAAAGCAGGTGACAAAGTAGGAAAAGTTGGTTTAGGAGGTTTAGGACATATGGGCGTTAAAATTGCAGTTGCTATGGGTGCTGATGTAACTGTTTTTAGCACATCTCTTTCAAAAAAAGACGACGCTCATAAATTAGGCGCACATAATTTTGTTCCTACTAAACCAGCTGAAAACCTCGCGCCTTTAGCTAATAAGTTTGACTTTATACTTGATACAGTCTCAGCCGATCATGATCTTAAAATGTACCTACAATTACTTAAACTAAATGGAACTATGGTTTTAGTAGGCGCACCAGAAGAGCCAGCAAAAGTTGAAGCATTTGCACTATTAAGAAATAATCGTAGCCTAGCAGGTTCAAGTATTGGTGGAATCCCTGAAACACAGGAAATGTTAGATTTTTGTGCAGAAAAAAATATTCTTTCTGATGTAGAGGTAATTTCTGTAAATCAGCTTGAAGAAGCCTATACAAGAACAATTAAAAGCGATGTACGGTATCGCTTTGTTATAGACTTAAAAACTTTACCTGAAGTTAGCTAA
- a CDS encoding zf-HC2 domain-containing protein — MQCQWTIKISQMIDGELSPEEVIKVRAHLASCIICHSAHKDFLDLGENLKTYQQDINPVLQQQALNKILATHAYLWQKNILLPAPTLAVILCVVFLLGVFISMLNGSFADPTKQNNQVSNNNKPFIEKDLSFYDRGGRTTILVVKKSSLKLGEKAK, encoded by the coding sequence ATGCAGTGTCAATGGACAATAAAAATATCTCAAATGATAGATGGTGAACTTTCTCCAGAAGAAGTCATCAAAGTTCGCGCTCACTTAGCAAGCTGTATAATTTGCCATAGTGCGCATAAAGATTTCCTGGATCTAGGAGAAAATCTTAAGACTTATCAACAGGATATTAATCCTGTTTTACAACAACAGGCACTTAATAAAATTTTAGCTACTCATGCTTATCTATGGCAAAAAAATATATTGCTACCAGCACCAACACTAGCAGTTATTTTATGTGTTGTTTTCCTGTTAGGTGTTTTTATTAGTATGTTAAACGGTTCTTTTGCAGATCCTACAAAACAAAATAATCAAGTCTCAAATAACAATAAGCCTTTTATAGAAAAAGATTTATCCTTTTATGATCGTGGAGGACGAACAACTATTTTAGTAGTTAAAAAGTCATCCCTTAAGTTAGGAGAAAAAGCAAAATGA
- a CDS encoding RNA polymerase sigma factor, with translation MDKEKFTITFNENYPRLCRVLKYMLGDLSLAQDIAQETLLRFYQQNNQDLSTMEIRAWLFRVAHNLALNEIAKRQTKIKFFDRVANFFKPKPLDPQKTLEDIEEAKELADLLKLLPEDQRLALLLREQEEMSYQEIAKVLNISESKVKVDIFRARNTLRSKWQISQKSKQKSKQVK, from the coding sequence ATGGATAAAGAAAAATTTACAATAACTTTTAATGAAAATTACCCTAGGTTATGCCGTGTCCTAAAATATATGTTAGGAGATTTAAGCCTAGCTCAAGATATTGCTCAAGAAACTTTACTCCGTTTTTATCAGCAAAATAACCAAGATTTATCAACAATGGAAATTCGAGCTTGGTTATTTAGAGTTGCACATAACTTAGCATTAAATGAAATAGCTAAAAGGCAAACTAAAATAAAATTTTTTGATCGTGTTGCAAATTTTTTTAAGCCTAAGCCGCTGGATCCTCAAAAAACCTTAGAAGATATAGAAGAAGCTAAAGAGTTAGCAGATTTATTAAAACTGTTGCCAGAGGATCAACGCCTAGCACTTTTGCTACGAGAACAAGAAGAAATGAGCTATCAAGAAATTGCAAAAGTGCTAAACATTTCAGAGAGTAAAGTTAAGGTAGATATTTTTCGTGCTAGAAATACATTACGTTCTAAATGGCAAATTTCACAAAAAAGTAAACAAAAAAGTAAACAGGTAAAATAA
- a CDS encoding Fic family protein, protein MIETPSRIEPCFLEEAGAEIIDLIASLSTVTERLGNRLKPATAASLADLVRIMNCYYSNLIEGHNTKPREIEQALANKLASSDERRDLQLEALAHIRVQREIDRQYVEGLLPEPASIAFICWIHKAFYEDAPDRMLYIKNITQIIRIEPGQFRSKPEHEVSVGQHLPPSSIYVQNFMEYFQKRYKFEYLGKGSKIIAMAAAHHRFNYIHPFLDGNGRVSRLMSHAMALEAGIGAHALWSVSRGLARGLSSRSDYKQMMDYADTPRQGDLDGRGNLSLKALKAFIVWFLKVCLDQVTFMEKLFELDTLAARLKTYVDLHSLKVEAFYILEAVLMRGELARGEVTRITGLKERTARALLSKLVEAGILASDTPKGAVSLRFPINTAEILFPTLFPVA, encoded by the coding sequence ATAATAGAGACACCTTCCAGAATAGAACCTTGCTTTTTAGAAGAAGCAGGTGCAGAAATTATAGACCTTATAGCTTCTTTATCTACAGTAACGGAAAGGCTAGGCAATCGTCTTAAACCTGCTACTGCCGCTAGTCTAGCTGATTTGGTTAGGATAATGAATTGCTATTATTCTAACTTAATAGAAGGCCACAATACCAAACCCCGCGAAATTGAACAAGCTCTAGCCAATAAATTAGCTAGTTCTGATGAACGGCGAGATCTGCAATTAGAAGCACTTGCTCATATTCGCGTCCAACGTGAAATAGACCGTCAATATGTTGAAGGTCTTTTGCCAGAACCAGCCTCTATTGCTTTTATTTGCTGGATACACAAAGCTTTTTATGAAGATGCTCCTGATAGGATGTTGTACATAAAAAATATCACTCAAATTATTAGGATTGAGCCAGGGCAATTTCGCTCTAAACCAGAGCATGAAGTATCTGTAGGCCAACATTTACCACCATCAAGTATTTATGTGCAAAATTTTATGGAATATTTTCAAAAACGATATAAGTTTGAGTACCTAGGCAAAGGTAGCAAAATTATAGCAATGGCAGCAGCACACCATAGATTTAATTATATTCATCCATTTCTTGACGGAAATGGGCGTGTAAGCAGGCTAATGAGTCATGCTATGGCACTTGAAGCAGGTATAGGAGCGCATGCTCTTTGGTCAGTATCAAGAGGGTTAGCACGAGGCTTATCAAGTCGTAGCGACTATAAACAAATGATGGATTATGCTGACACTCCACGCCAAGGAGATTTAGATGGTAGAGGTAATTTATCCCTCAAAGCTCTTAAAGCTTTTATAGTCTGGTTTCTAAAAGTTTGTCTTGACCAAGTAACCTTTATGGAAAAACTCTTTGAACTAGATACACTTGCTGCTAGGCTTAAAACTTATGTTGATTTACACTCGCTTAAAGTAGAAGCCTTTTATATCCTAGAAGCAGTTTTGATGCGTGGTGAACTAGCTAGAGGTGAAGTAACCAGAATAACAGGTCTTAAAGAGCGCACTGCTAGAGCTTTGTTATCTAAATTAGTTGAAGCTGGCATTTTAGCTTCAGACACCCCTAAAGGTGCTGTATCACTACGTTTTCCAATTAATACAGCAGAAATATTGTTTCCAACTTTATTTCCTGTAGCTTAA
- a CDS encoding response regulator transcription factor codes for MKSILLVDDELAILRAIRASLSANGYEVRTAKNGQDALDEIRKEQPDLVILDLVMPDITGLEVCRRVREFSKVPIIILSAKGEDQDKVIALDLGADDYVTKPFNLDVLLARIRAVLRRTNTNEIEENILKINDVIVDVESRRVTVAGKEIKLTPKEFEVLRYLILRAGKIVTHRALLQSIWGWEFVDQIEYLRVFVNQLRKKLEPDPHHPRYILTEPWVGYRFALESSDHKEGL; via the coding sequence GTGAAAAGTATTTTGTTAGTAGATGATGAATTAGCAATTTTAAGGGCTATACGTGCTAGCCTTTCAGCCAATGGCTATGAGGTCAGAACAGCTAAAAACGGTCAAGATGCACTAGATGAAATACGTAAAGAACAACCTGATCTAGTAATTTTAGATTTGGTAATGCCCGATATTACAGGTTTAGAAGTATGCCGCCGAGTTAGAGAATTTTCTAAAGTCCCTATCATCATACTTTCGGCCAAAGGCGAAGACCAAGACAAAGTAATAGCCTTAGACCTTGGAGCAGATGATTATGTTACTAAACCTTTTAATTTAGATGTTTTACTAGCTCGTATTCGTGCTGTTTTAAGACGTACAAATACTAATGAAATAGAAGAAAATATCTTAAAAATTAATGATGTAATTGTTGATGTAGAAAGCCGTCGAGTCACAGTAGCAGGTAAAGAAATCAAGCTTACACCTAAAGAATTTGAGGTATTACGTTATTTAATTTTACGTGCTGGAAAAATCGTCACTCATCGAGCATTATTGCAATCAATTTGGGGTTGGGAGTTTGTTGATCAAATAGAATACCTAAGAGTTTTTGTTAATCAGCTTAGAAAAAAACTAGAACCTGATCCACACCATCCACGCTATATTTTGACTGAACCTTGGGTTGGCTATCGTTTTGCCTTAGAAAGTAGCGACCACAAAGAAGGACTATAA
- a CDS encoding sensor histidine kinase KdpD: MSEYQDKRPDPDNLLAKLAEADRPRLRIYIGAAPGVGKTYQMLEDAHSLRKQGQDVVIGLVETFGREETEKQIGDLEVIPRKQISYREVTLSEMDVDAILARKPQICLVDELAHTNVPGSKNKKRYEDVLDLLDAGINVMTAVNIQHVETLNDTVMKSSGVKVRETVPDAFFERADEIINVDISVDELQNRLKQGKVYRPEKVEQALNNFFKISNLSTLRELALRTVAEQVSVKAAQYREREGLEPASIPETVMVCMSSSTTAPKMIRTGARIAGRLAARWYAVYIETPREDAKHIRSEDARQLSSNIALAEELGATIVKLKAERPADGLINFAKREGITHVIFGQSARSRWELLVKGSVIDRFLDEVKEAAVQVIPTAEQRPNKPSRWKLPADWLSYLVAIVGQVVVVIIFKLFTVNSTTVALTLLLIVQVAASLRGLGPSFVAALIGMLCFNYFFLPPVKTFTIQDPQNWVALTAFTITAIITSHFSASAKARAEDAEKRREDVWRLYELGRTIIATPDSETATTMIARQVVDVFKLDYCCIFAPDSEGKLKKLTLATELNNIHSLVKEELVNEVFQLGELKILNKYSEYYPTNINSPINQLAYVPLRVGLKCIGVMIVRADTLERTTLEATAGLVALALERIRFLQEVSHTETLRQSDKLKSALLASVSHNLRTPLTAIRTCVDSLLQKNISMDQEKSTEFLSIIDEQSHRLSQVVNNLLEMARIEAGELKLKKTWTDVSELFTNSLQRCAIALRDHKIEVNLSEDMPLVKIDSALLEEVLLNLLENAAKYSPKQTKIILAGKLQAEELLISVKDHGQGIDLAEQKKVFDKFYRTNRDDKNRPAGLGMGLAIARGIVELHDGKIWVESQLGKGSTFYFSLPVEYKDLSSLMPSEEI, encoded by the coding sequence ATGAGCGAGTACCAAGATAAAAGACCTGATCCAGACAATTTACTAGCCAAACTAGCAGAGGCAGATCGGCCTAGACTACGTATTTATATTGGTGCTGCACCTGGTGTAGGTAAAACTTATCAAATGTTAGAGGACGCTCATTCACTTCGTAAACAAGGCCAAGATGTAGTAATTGGACTAGTTGAAACCTTTGGACGTGAAGAAACAGAAAAACAAATTGGTGACTTAGAAGTAATTCCACGTAAACAAATCTCTTACCGTGAAGTCACCTTGTCGGAAATGGATGTAGACGCAATTCTAGCTCGTAAACCTCAGATTTGTTTGGTTGATGAGCTAGCTCATACAAATGTTCCTGGTTCAAAAAATAAAAAACGCTATGAAGATGTTTTAGATTTACTTGATGCTGGAATTAATGTAATGACGGCTGTAAATATCCAACATGTTGAAACGCTTAATGATACGGTGATGAAATCCTCTGGTGTTAAGGTACGCGAAACCGTCCCAGATGCTTTTTTTGAACGTGCAGACGAGATTATTAATGTTGATATTAGCGTTGATGAACTACAAAACCGGCTAAAACAAGGCAAAGTTTATCGTCCAGAAAAAGTTGAACAAGCACTAAATAATTTTTTTAAGATAAGCAATCTTTCAACTTTACGTGAACTAGCACTGCGAACTGTTGCAGAACAAGTTAGCGTCAAAGCGGCTCAATATCGTGAAAGAGAAGGCTTAGAGCCAGCATCTATTCCAGAAACCGTTATGGTTTGTATGTCTTCTAGCACCACGGCACCAAAAATGATCCGTACCGGAGCTAGAATTGCTGGCCGACTGGCTGCGCGTTGGTATGCTGTTTATATAGAAACACCTAGAGAGGATGCAAAGCATATTCGCTCAGAAGATGCCCGCCAACTTTCTAGCAATATTGCTCTAGCTGAAGAATTAGGAGCAACAATTGTTAAATTAAAAGCTGAACGTCCCGCAGATGGCCTAATTAATTTTGCTAAACGTGAAGGAATCACCCATGTAATTTTTGGTCAATCTGCCCGTTCTCGCTGGGAACTGTTGGTTAAAGGTTCTGTTATTGACCGTTTTCTTGACGAAGTTAAAGAAGCGGCTGTCCAAGTTATTCCCACTGCCGAACAAAGACCAAATAAGCCTTCCCGTTGGAAATTGCCAGCAGATTGGCTAAGTTATCTAGTCGCTATCGTTGGACAAGTAGTTGTAGTTATTATATTTAAGCTATTTACAGTTAATAGCACAACTGTAGCTTTAACTTTACTGCTTATTGTACAAGTCGCGGCTTCACTTCGTGGTTTAGGCCCAAGTTTTGTTGCTGCACTAATTGGAATGCTTTGTTTTAACTACTTTTTTCTTCCACCTGTTAAAACTTTTACCATTCAAGACCCACAAAACTGGGTTGCTCTAACAGCATTTACCATAACGGCAATTATTACCAGCCATTTTTCTGCTTCTGCAAAAGCCCGTGCTGAAGACGCAGAAAAACGACGTGAAGACGTTTGGCGACTCTATGAACTTGGCAGAACAATTATTGCAACCCCTGATTCAGAAACAGCAACCACTATGATTGCTCGCCAAGTTGTTGATGTCTTTAAGCTAGATTATTGCTGTATTTTTGCCCCTGATAGCGAAGGAAAATTAAAAAAACTAACCCTTGCAACTGAACTAAATAATATTCACTCTTTAGTTAAAGAAGAGCTTGTAAATGAAGTTTTTCAGCTAGGCGAATTAAAAATACTTAATAAATATAGTGAATATTACCCAACTAATATTAATAGTCCTATTAATCAACTAGCTTATGTTCCTTTAAGAGTTGGTCTTAAGTGTATTGGAGTAATGATAGTCAGGGCTGACACTTTAGAGCGTACAACTTTAGAAGCGACCGCCGGACTAGTAGCATTAGCACTTGAAAGAATCCGGTTCTTGCAAGAAGTTAGCCATACAGAAACCTTACGCCAAAGCGATAAATTAAAGTCGGCTTTGCTTGCGTCCGTTTCTCATAACCTGCGGACTCCGTTAACAGCAATTCGCACTTGTGTAGACAGTTTGCTACAAAAAAATATTTCAATGGATCAAGAAAAGTCTACCGAATTTCTTTCTATAATTGATGAGCAATCTCACCGGCTAAGTCAGGTAGTCAATAATCTTTTAGAAATGGCACGTATCGAAGCAGGAGAATTAAAATTAAAGAAAACATGGACAGATGTTTCAGAGCTTTTTACTAATTCATTACAACGTTGTGCAATTGCGTTACGTGACCATAAAATTGAAGTTAATCTGTCTGAAGATATGCCACTTGTTAAAATAGATTCGGCTTTACTTGAAGAAGTATTACTTAATCTATTAGAAAATGCTGCTAAATATTCACCAAAACAAACTAAAATTATTTTAGCTGGAAAACTTCAAGCAGAAGAATTACTTATAAGTGTCAAAGATCACGGTCAAGGAATTGATTTAGCAGAACAAAAAAAGGTTTTTGATAAGTTTTACCGCACAAATCGAGATGATAAAAACCGTCCTGCGGGCTTAGGCATGGGGTTAGCTATTGCTCGTGGTATTGTAGAACTTCATGACGGTAAAATATGGGTAGAAAGTCAATTAGGCAAAGGATCCACCTTTTATTTTTCTCTACCTGTGGAATATAAAGATTTATCGTCCTTAATGCCTAGCGAGGAAATTTAA
- the kdpC gene encoding potassium-transporting ATPase subunit KdpC, with protein sequence MSWLKQIYTAVMAIVVFTIITGLIYPLVVTLLAQALFNDQANGSLIKKDGQIVGSRLIGQSFSSNEYFYSRPSAAGVGYDATSSGGTNWGPTNHLLIDRVKVNATSLKKENPNSLIPVDLVTASASGLDPDISPASAHFQISRVARARNVSEQQIKDLVTKHTKARQFNILGENRVNVLELNLDLDATYPVKKQ encoded by the coding sequence ATGAGTTGGCTAAAACAAATATATACCGCAGTAATGGCAATCGTAGTGTTTACAATAATTACAGGTTTAATTTACCCATTAGTTGTTACTTTGCTAGCTCAAGCTTTATTTAATGATCAAGCTAATGGAAGTTTAATTAAAAAAGATGGTCAAATAGTTGGCTCTCGTCTTATTGGTCAATCTTTTAGTAGCAATGAGTATTTTTACTCTCGACCATCTGCGGCAGGTGTTGGTTATGATGCAACCTCATCAGGTGGTACTAATTGGGGGCCAACAAATCACTTACTTATTGATAGGGTTAAAGTTAACGCTACAAGCTTAAAAAAAGAAAATCCTAATTCTTTGATTCCTGTAGATTTAGTTACAGCTTCGGCTTCAGGTCTTGACCCTGATATTAGTCCAGCCTCAGCACATTTTCAAATTAGCCGTGTTGCCAGGGCTAGAAATGTTTCTGAGCAACAAATCAAAGATTTAGTTACAAAACACACTAAAGCACGACAATTTAATATACTTGGAGAAAATCGAGTTAATGTATTAGAGTTAAACTTAGACCTAGACGCAACTTATCCAGTTAAAAAACAATAG
- the kdpB gene encoding potassium-transporting ATPase subunit KdpB codes for MPQNTKALFESSIVKTAIKDSLRKLDPRIMAKNPVMFVVEIGSLLTTLLLIRDIAQGQTANLLFTVQITIWLWFTVLFANFAEAMAEGRGKAQADTLRKAKSETVAYRILSNNANTANKFDIDKIATEEISALKLRKGDVVLVKAGQFIPGDGEVIAGVASVDESAITGESAPVIRESGGDRSAVTGGTKVLSDWIKIRITSNPGETFLDRMIALVEGAERQKTPNEIALNILLAGLTIIFLLAVATLLPYAIYSVEASNGAGIFKSAQVPSITVLIALLVCLIPTTIGGLLSAIGIAGMDRLIQHNVLAMSGRAVEAAGDVNVLLLDKTGTITLGNRQATEFIPMPEINETELADIAQLASLSDETPEGRSIVVLAKTKYKLRGRDLAQKDMLFVPFTAQTRMSGVDFAGRVIRKGSYDAVLNFVKEQNGTIPTELKAAVERVSGAGGTPLVVADGNRILGVIYLKDIVKGGIRERFTQLRNMGIKTIMITGDNSLTAAAIAQEAGVDDFLAEAKPKDKLDLIKKEQAEGKLVAMTGDGTNDAPALAQSDVGVAMNTGTMAAKEAGNMVDLDSNPTKLIEIVEIGKQLLMTRGALTTFSISNDVAKYFAIIPAIFSGLYVISGSSNSPLSTLNIMGLSSPESAILSAVIFNALIIVFLIPLALRGIKYKPMSAAQLLRRNLVIYGLGGVIIPFIGIKFIDLIIRALGLA; via the coding sequence ATGCCACAAAATACTAAAGCATTATTTGAAAGTTCAATTGTAAAAACTGCTATTAAAGACTCTTTGCGAAAATTAGATCCTCGGATAATGGCTAAAAATCCAGTAATGTTTGTTGTAGAAATCGGTAGCTTACTGACTACGCTACTCTTAATACGTGATATTGCTCAAGGACAAACTGCAAACCTACTTTTTACTGTACAAATAACTATTTGGCTTTGGTTTACTGTTCTGTTTGCTAATTTTGCTGAAGCTATGGCTGAGGGACGAGGCAAAGCACAAGCCGACACTTTAAGAAAAGCTAAAAGTGAAACTGTTGCTTATCGGATCTTAAGCAATAATGCCAATACTGCTAACAAGTTTGACATTGACAAAATTGCAACAGAAGAGATTTCCGCCTTAAAATTACGTAAGGGTGATGTTGTTTTAGTCAAAGCAGGTCAATTTATTCCTGGGGATGGTGAAGTAATTGCTGGTGTTGCTTCGGTTGATGAGTCGGCAATCACTGGAGAAAGTGCGCCTGTGATTCGTGAGTCTGGCGGGGATCGTTCGGCTGTGACTGGTGGAACTAAAGTTTTATCAGACTGGATCAAGATTCGTATAACTTCAAATCCTGGCGAGACATTTTTAGATCGAATGATTGCACTTGTTGAAGGCGCAGAGCGTCAAAAGACACCTAATGAAATAGCCTTAAATATTTTATTAGCAGGATTAACAATTATTTTTCTCTTAGCTGTTGCAACGCTTTTACCTTATGCAATTTATAGTGTAGAGGCTTCTAACGGTGCAGGAATTTTTAAGTCGGCTCAAGTTCCATCAATTACAGTGCTTATAGCATTACTTGTTTGTTTAATTCCAACTACAATTGGCGGATTGCTTTCAGCCATTGGGATTGCTGGAATGGATCGACTAATTCAGCATAATGTTTTGGCTATGAGTGGTCGAGCAGTAGAGGCAGCAGGCGATGTTAATGTTTTGCTGTTAGATAAAACTGGCACAATTACTTTAGGCAATCGTCAAGCAACAGAATTTATTCCAATGCCAGAAATTAACGAAACAGAATTAGCCGACATAGCACAACTAGCAAGTCTTTCTGATGAAACTCCTGAAGGTCGCTCTATTGTCGTGCTAGCTAAAACAAAATATAAACTTCGTGGACGAGATTTAGCCCAAAAAGATATGCTGTTTGTTCCTTTTACGGCTCAAACTAGGATGTCTGGAGTAGATTTTGCAGGTCGCGTAATTCGTAAAGGTTCTTATGATGCTGTACTAAATTTTGTTAAAGAACAAAATGGAACTATCCCAACAGAGCTAAAAGCGGCTGTAGAACGGGTTTCCGGTGCTGGTGGTACTCCATTAGTTGTAGCAGATGGCAACCGCATTTTAGGAGTTATTTACCTAAAAGATATTGTCAAAGGTGGAATTAGAGAGCGTTTTACACAGTTAAGAAATATGGGAATTAAAACCATTATGATTACTGGTGATAACTCGCTAACGGCAGCGGCAATTGCTCAAGAAGCTGGTGTAGATGATTTTTTAGCAGAAGCTAAACCTAAAGATAAATTAGATTTAATTAAAAAAGAGCAAGCTGAAGGTAAACTTGTAGCAATGACTGGAGATGGAACTAATGATGCTCCTGCCCTAGCTCAATCTGATGTTGGCGTAGCAATGAACACCGGCACAATGGCAGCTAAAGAAGCTGGAAATATGGTAGACCTTGACTCAAACCCTACTAAATTGATTGAAATTGTTGAAATCGGCAAACAACTTTTAATGACCCGCGGGGCTTTGACTACGTTTTCTATTTCAAATGATGTTGCTAAGTATTTTGCTATTATTCCTGCTATTTTTTCTGGTCTTTATGTGATATCAGGAAGTTCTAATAGTCCGCTATCAACATTAAATATTATGGGTCTTTCAAGTCCTGAATCAGCGATATTATCAGCCGTAATTTTTAACGCTTTAATAATCGTTTTTTTAATTCCTTTAGCATTAAGAGGAATTAAATATAAACCAATGAGTGCAGCACAACTTCTTAGGCGTAATCTAGTAATTTATGGCTTAGGTGGTGTGATAATTCCTTTTATTGGAATTAAGTTTATTGATTTGATAATTAGAGCTTTAGGTTTAGCCTAA